AACTCTGGTTTGACATCATTTTCCATATGACAAGGGCTGCAGCGGTGAGAAGGGGTGTGCGTGCCCCAGCATCCGGCTTGTAGAGATGCTGGAGGGACTGCCTATGGGGAGGGCCCAAGGGGTCCTCCCAGAATGCCAACCAGCAGGGGAACCATGAGGAGCAGGGCCACCACGTGGGGTGCTTGGGGTGCGGTGGTGGCTGAAGCAGTGGTGAAGGGCTGGGTCACAGAGTCCTTATTGCAGAGGTGCCCATTACAGCAAGAGCCCTGGAGGTCAATGTGTGTCCACGGGCTGGTCGTGCCCATGATGGTGCAGGAGGGCCGGTGGCAGGTTCTGATGTATACCGGGACTGAGAAAttgcctgggggcagggaggaggggtcAGAACTGAGGGAGGCACCTGAACCCCCACCTCAGAGGCCAGAACTATCACTGGGTCCTCAGACTAACTTCCAGTGTCCCACCTTAGACTAGGGCCATGCCTCCTTCTTTCAAACCAGTGCCATGTCTCCCTGTCAAGCCTGTCTGGTGCCTCCACCCCCAGGCCTGACCTGCCTACACACCCCTTGCCCAAGCCCTCCTACCCTCCCAGCCCCTTACCAACGGTCATTTGGCCATTGCCCTGGAAGCAGACGCTTTGGTCTTGGTGACACTGGACCCGCCGGGACTTCTCTGGGGAGCAGTCCTCCGGGTGGATCCCTACGCAGGCATAGCACTCGATGCCGCTGAGCGTCTGCGGGTTAGGCGCTGGTGAGAGAGCATTGATTCACACTCGGGTAATGTTTCTCGGGTACAGTTGTGCATTGCACTAGGGTCCCGACTAGCGCGACAAGGGGGCTGGAATCCTAGCGCGCAGGGAGGAGGTGCCCAGCGGAGGCcacgcccctccccgccccacgcccctccccgccccacgcccctccccgccctccgGCACACCTGGGCTCAGGTTGGGGAGGGCGTCATGGCTCATGAGATTGGCGTTGCACAAGTCGGTGTTGCAGCCGCGCAACACCGAGTAGTCGGGCGGCAGCGCGTTGCGGTTCGACTGCATCTGGCCCGTGGGCGGGCCTGTCCAGCAGCCCTTCTGTACCGTGGTCACGGCGGCGCGGTACcctggggatgggagggggtggagtCTGGTGTGCTGCCTCCTCCCggtccttcctcctcccctcccaggcccctTCCTCTCCGTCTCCCTCGCCTCAGTCCAGTCTCAagtctctccctcctctcttctctgcctcgctcctccctcctgcccttccctttcctccctctctccctttcacaCTCCGCTTTCCTGgccacctcctcccctcctccgCACCTCGTCACCcacccttcctcccctgctcttctcttcctccccctgcttcctttctgcccctctcccacctcctcttcctggcTCGCTGTTGTCTTCTCGCCCTTCCCCACCTCACTCCCCTCATCCacgcctttctttctctcccttctcccttcctccacctctcCACTCCATCCTTATCCTTCCCCTGCTCTTCTACCCaatcctcccccaacccctggacTCCTCCCCTCCCCGCTTCTCCTTCATCTCTCATCCCTGGCCTGtccccacccctttctccttTGCACACCCTGCGCCTTTTTTTGGCGCTTGCCGTCCCTCACCGGTGTCCAGGGACAAGACAGACTCTGCGCATCCGTGGGGACAGGAAACATTGGGGAATTTCATTCTGCTGAGGTCAAAGGGCCCGAAGTAGATGTGTTGGAAGCTGTAGCATTGCAGGGCTTGGGACACTGAGGAGAGGaacaggggtggggtgagaggaGCAGGCCAGGGCTGAGCCTGTTCCACGCACTCAAGACTCCGCCCTGCAAATGACAGGCAGACAAGGCTGTTCCATGAGAGGAGACAGGCCTTGTTGCCTTGAGACAGCCGGTCTGTTGCCACCAGTGCTCATGGCTGTGTCTACCTGGTGCCAGAGTAATGGCCTCTCTACACCTGCCAGGCCAGGTTTCTTCCCCCAGGCTGTTCCAGGTCATGACCTTCTTTCAGAAAGCCCTCTAAGATTTAAATAAGGAGGAACTGATTCTCTCTTGCTCTGCCAGTCCCTCTCCCAACTAAACTCGCAATATCCAGTAGC
The DNA window shown above is from Rhinolophus ferrumequinum isolate MPI-CBG mRhiFer1 chromosome 15, mRhiFer1_v1.p, whole genome shotgun sequence and carries:
- the LYPD5 gene encoding ly6/PLAUR domain-containing protein 5 translates to MGVPRAILLCLCGSVLCLTVSQALQCYSFQHIYFGPFDLSRMKFPNVSCPHGCAESVLSLDTGYRAAVTTVQKGCWTGPPTGQMQSNRNALPPDYSVLRGCNTDLCNANLMSHDALPNLSPAPNPQTLSGIECYACVGIHPEDCSPEKSRRVQCHQDQSVCFQGNGQMTVGNFSVPVYIRTCHRPSCTIMGTTSPWTHIDLQGSCCNGHLCNKDSVTQPFTTASATTAPQAPHVVALLLMVPLLVGILGGPLGPSP